Proteins from a genomic interval of Tiliqua scincoides isolate rTilSci1 chromosome 11, rTilSci1.hap2, whole genome shotgun sequence:
- the VAMP8 gene encoding vesicle-associated membrane protein 8, which yields MEGGGVSGPGMGNERMKNLQSEVEGVKNIMTQNVERILARGENLDHLRNKTEDLEATSEHFKTTSQKVARKYWWKNVKMIAIICIIVAIIILFIILFATGVIPTS from the exons GAGGGTGGTGGCGTAAGTGGCCCCGGCATGGGGAACGAACGGATGAAAAACCTCCAGAGCGAGGTGGAGGGTGTCAAGAACATCATGACGCAGAACGTGGAGCGGATCCTGGCAAGGGGTGAGAATCTCGACCACCTGCGCAACAAGACGGAGGACCTGGAAGCCACG tcGGAGCACTTCAAGACAACCTCACAGAAGGTGGCCCGCAAGTACTGGTGGAAGAACGTCAAGATGATCGCCATCATCTGCATCATCGTTGCAATCATCATCCTCTTCATCATCCTCTTCGCCACTGGGGTCATCCCCACCTCATAG